From Nicotiana tabacum cultivar K326 chromosome 15, ASM71507v2, whole genome shotgun sequence, the proteins below share one genomic window:
- the LOC107800579 gene encoding putative acetyltransferase At3g50280, with product MEEVQVISTCLVGAASKLSSSNNNGNNTTISQIEMTPWDLQFLLVDTIQKGLLFRKPTPQQENTLFKSLSSLSLIDHLKTSLSRTLDFFPPLAGRFSPTKNANDDTMSFFITCNNAGVEFTHAIALELTVEEILESCYVPPIVHSLFPLNKMRNIECVTKPLLGIQVTELVNGYFIGCTMSHSVGDGTCFWNFFNSWSEISSGSEFISRLPVLKRWFPENIKPPIHLPLNLEDQELYECMELPPLKERIFHLSKESIGKLKAKANSEMGTNSISSLQAFLAHLWRSVTRCRQLDSKEEVTISIVVGTRPRLNPPLAEGYWGNAAYFKPVKRTAGELLEKGLGWAALQMNTIIASQNNEEVVKLYKEWVEKPVLFTKGSLFVANRLTISSSPKFSVYSTDFGWGKAVAVRSGMANKGDGKVTLFPGAEEGSVDIEVCLLPETLLAMKNDEEFMKAVTV from the exons ATGGAAGAAGTTCAAGTCATCTCTACCTGTTTAGTTGGGGCAGCTTCCAAATTGTCAAGCTCAAACAACAATGGCAACAACACAACCATTTCCCAAATTGAAATGACACCATGGGACTTGCAATTCCTTCTTGTTGATACTATCCAAAAAGGTCTCCTCTTCAGAAAACCAACTCCCCAACAAGAAAACACTCTATTCAAATCACTTTCCTCTCTTTCCTTAATTGATCACTTGAAAACATCTCTTTCTCGCACCTTAGACTTCTTTCCTCCTCTAGCTGGCCGTTTTTCCCCTACTAAAAATGCTAATGATGatacgatgtctttcttcatcacTTGCAATAATGCTGGAGTTGAATTTACTCACGCTATTGCTCTAGAATTAACTGTGGAAGAAATTCTTGAATCTTGTTATGTGCCACCTATTGTTCATTCCCTTTTCCCACTTAATAAAATGCGTAACATCGAATGTGTTACTAAACCATTACTAGGAATTCAAGTAACAGAGCTTGTTAATGGGTATTTTATTGGTTGCACTATGAGTCATAGTGTGGGGGATGGCACTTGCTTTTggaatttcttcaattcttggtctgaaatatccagtggatctgaGTTTATTAGTAGGCTTCCAGTTTTAAAAAGGTGGTTTCCTGAGAATATAAAGCCTCCAATTCATCTCCCTTTGAATCTAGAAGATCAAGAATTATATGAGTGTATGGAGCTTCCACCATTGAAGGAAAGGATTTTCCATCTCAGTAAAGAAAGCATAGGGAAATTGAAAGCAAAAGCTAACTCTGAAATGGGTACTAATTCCATCTCTTCTCTTCAAGCTTTTTTGGCTCATCTATGGAGATCTGTTACTCGTTGTCGTCAGCTTGATtccaaggaagaagtcactatcAGCATTGTCGTAG GCACAAGACCGAGGCTAAATCCTCCATTGGCAGAAGGGTATTGGGGAAATGCAGCTTATTTCAAGCCGGTAAAAAGAACAGCAGGGGAACTGCTAGAGAAAGGACTTGGCTGGGCAGCATTGCAAATGAACACAATAATTGCTTCTCAGAACAATGAGGAAGTGGTGAAACTATATAAGGAGTGGGTGGAAAAGCCTGTATTATTTACAAAGGGTTCATTGTTTGTGGCCAATAGATTGACAATTAGTAGTTCTCCAAAGTTTAGTGTTTATAGTACTGATTTTGGTTGGGGGAAAGCAGTGGCAGTGAGGAGTGGGATGGCAAATAAAGGTGATGGAAAAGTAACATTATTTCCTGGGGCAGAAGAAGGAAGTGTAGATATTGAAGTTTGTCTTTTACCTGAGACTTTGCTAGCAATGAAGAATGATGAAGAATTCATGAAAGCTGTTACTGTTTAG